Within Treponema primitia ZAS-1, the genomic segment TTTCCAGTTTTCCCCCCGTTTAATCTGTTCGGTGACCATTTTGACGGCATATTCGGTAAGCCGTTTGCGCAGCCCGCCATAGGCGGAGACCTGGATTTCCACATCGATTACGATACCCGTTTTGGTATGGACCTTTACGTCCAAAACCCCTGCTTTGTCATCTGCAAACTCCCGTTTGAGATTGGGGTCCACGATGGTTAGGCTGTTGTATTCTGTCTCGGGCAGATTAAGGGCAGCCTTTAAAAACCCGGCAAGAATATCGATATTCCGCTGGTCGCCGAAGATAAGTTTGAAAACATAGTCCACCATAATTTTGAGCACTGGTTTTTTCATAAAAACCTCCTGCCCAAAATAGGGAACCAGGCCCTGGTTTTGCTTTAGTCTGCGGAAAAATATTTCTTTTTTTTAACGCGCCTAATTGGCCGCTGACTTCTTCCCAAGTGGCTTGAACTCTCCTGCCTCTTAGGGTTCAATAGAACCATGACCGCCGATGAAAAACTAAGCCTTGCCCATCTTCTAGACACAACCGGGGATTATCTCCGGGACGGTTATCGTCTGCCCAGGGTTGAATACGGATTCACCAATGACGGGGAGCTTCCCCCGATGGTATCGGCGCCCAATGCGGCGCTTCCCGATGCGGTATCGGTTCCCGGCAGCAGCGACACCCTGGATGGTATTGCCGCCGAAATAGGCGCCTGTACCGGATGCCCCCTTCACAGCGGGCGGACAAAGGCCGTTCCCGGCGAGGGGGCAGCCCAGCCCCTGGTGATGATCATAGGCGAAGGTCCCGGAGCGGACGAAGACGCTTCGGGGAGGCCCTTTGTGGGAAAGGCGGGACAGCTGCTGGACAAGATGCTTTCCGCAGTGGGCCTGTCCCGGGAAAAGAACTGCTTTATCTCCAATGTGGTAAAGTGCCGGCCTCCGAACAACCGGGACCCCTTGCCGGAAGAGATGGGGCCTTGTTCCCGTTTTCTTGCCCGGCAAATAACCCTGCTTAATCCTAAGATTATCCTCTGTGTGGGCAGGATTTCCGCCCAGGCTCTGTTAAAGACCGGCGCGTCCATAGGGAGCCTTCGTGGAAGCTTTAATCCCTATCAGCTTGCGGATGATCTGGTCATTCCCCTGCTGGCTACCTACCACCCCAGCGCCATACTCCGGGACGAATCCTACAAACGCCCCGCCTGGGAGGATCTCAAGCTGCTCCGGCAGCGGCTTATGGAATTAGACTCAAACTACGCCCTGGAAGCAGGGGAAGGCGGCCGGTAGCTTGACCCCTACCCCACCCTATTTCGATCTCGTCTTTGATGTTCCTATCCGGGAAAATCCGGTTTTTACCTACCGTGGGGATCCGAAAGGAGAAGCGGGTGTCGGAAAGCGGGTCATGGCCCCCTTTGGCCGCCGGGAGATGACGGGCTATATCATCGGCGAACGGGCAGAGCCGGCGGCGGGGCTAAGCGAAGGGTCGATAAAGGCTATACGCCGGGTGGTGGACGCCGAACCGATCTTTGATGAATCGGACATTGATCTGGCCAGATGGATGGCGGGCTATTACCTCTGCGGTCTTGGAGAAGCCCTGGCGGCGATGATCCCCTCCGGTCGGCGGGTCGGCGGTTATTCAAGCTTTCCGGATGATCCGGGAGATATAGCCCGGGAAGCCCTTGCCCTGTCGGATGAACAGGAAAAAGCCCTGGCGGCGATTACCGCAGCCGCGGCACCCGCAGAAAAACTGCGCCCCTTCTATCTGTTCGGTATCACCGGTTCGGGGAAAACTGAGGTGTTCCTCCGTTCGGCGGAGTCGGTGATCCGGGACGGCAAATCGGTGATCTACCTGGTCCCGGAAATCTCCCTGACCCACCAAACCGCCGAAGCTATCGGCAAACGCTTCGGCCCCATAGCTGCCACCATCCATTCCGGCATGAGCCCCGGCAAACGCCTGGCCGAATGGCTCCGTATCCGTTCCGGGGAAGTCCGTATCGTAGTGGGTCCCCGGAGCGCCGTCTTTGCCCCCCTGCGGAACCTGGGGTTAATCATCATCGACGAGGAGCATGACGGTTCCTATAAGTCCGGGAATACCCCCCGCTACCATGCCCGGCAGGTGGCTATGCGCCGGAGCTCCATTACCGGCGCCCGGCTGGTGATGGGATCCGCCACCCCTTCGGTGGAGGCTTGGAAACTCATGTCGAGCCCAGGTTCGAAGGAAGCGGGCATTACCCGGCTGGACCTGACCCGGCGGCTTTCCGGGGGAAGTCCTCCGGAGATTATCCCCGTAAGCCTGGAACATACCGAAGGCTGTCTGACCACAGAGCTGAAGGAGGAGATACGGAAAACCGCCCAGCTTGGCCGGCAGAGTATACTCTTCCTAAACCGTCGAGGCTTTGCCTATTTTTACCATTGCAAGCAATGCGGTTACGAGCTTACCTGTAAGCACTGTTCCGTGTCCCTGACCTACCACAAGAGCAAGGGCCGGGCGGTCTGTCATTATTGCGGGTACTCCGTAATTCCCCCAAGAGCCTGTCCCCAGTGCGGTTCCCTGGAAGCGGGGTTTACCGGCTTTGGCACGGAGATGATCGAGGAAGAGGTTGGCCGGACCTTCCCGGAACTGCGTTTACGCCGGGCCGATGCGGATACCACCGGGCGCAAGGGCAGCCTGGCGGAAACCCTGGACATTTTCAAGGCCGGGGGCATCGACATACTCCTGGGAACCCAGATGGTGGCAAAGGGGCTTAACTTCCCCGGGGTACGGCTGGTCGGGGTAGTATTGGCGGATACGGGGCTCCATCTCCCGGACTTCCGGGCGGCGGAGCGGACCTTCTCCCTGATCGTCCAGGTTGCCGGCCGGGCGGGCCGCTATTTCCCCGACGGTAAGGTGATTGTCCAAACCCTCAGGCCAAACGACCCGGCCATACTGCGGGCCTGTGCGCTGGATGTGGAGGGCTTCTTTGCAGCGGAACTGGCCCAGCGGGAAATGCTGGGCTTCCCGCCCTATACCCGGCTCATTCGTTTTACGGTACGCGCTAAAGAGGCGCCCAGGGCCGATGCCGCCATCAAACGGCTGGCAGGCATTGCCTCGCCCCTGATCCCCCGGGACGCTGATATCCTGGGCCCTGCGGAGTGCCCCATCGGCATAATCTCGGGAAACCACCGGCGGCAGCTTATACTCCGGGGAAAGGGCATGGGGACCCTCCACGGGGCAGCAAAGGCTATCCTGGACAGCTACGAGAAGGGACGGGACGCCAAGGCCTACCTTGAGGTGGACGTGGACCCCGTAAGTCTCCTATAATTCTTCCAGGAAGTCGATATTTCCCGCTTCGATTTTCATGATCTTATTCACCCGCTGTTCGTGCCGCCCGCCCCTTTCAAATTCAGTTTCGAGCCATATCTTTACAAGAAGCTTTGCCAGATCGATACCAAGCACCCTGGCGCCCAGGGCAAGCATGTTGGTGTTGTTATGCTGTCTGGAAAGCATTGCGGTATAACAGTCGGTACATGCCACGCAGCGGATACCCTTCACCTTATTTGCAGAAAGAGACATGCCCACCCCGGTTCCGCAGATAATGATACCCCTATCACATTCACCGGAGCTAACCGCTTTAGCTGCCAAATACCCCCACTTGGGGTAATCGGTCCGTCCGTTCGTGGTAGGGCCCAAATCTTTAAAGGGCAGTTTCAGCTCCTCCAGGTAACGGCTTATTTCCTGCTTCATCTCAAATCCCGCGTGATCACTTGCAAGGACTATCATTACTTACCTCCAAAACATTATTATATAAAAGGTTGACAATTATAACCATATCCCTCAATATAAAACTATGACCCAATCTCTGGAAGATTATCTTGAAATGGTGAGTTTCCTCTCCGATGAAGGTGAAGTCCGGGTTACGGATATTGCATCCCGGCTGGGGGTTTCTAAGCCTTCGGTGCTTACTGCCCTCAAGGCTCTGGAGGAACAGGGGCTTTTGGAACACGAACGATACCGCACTGTTACCCTGACCCAGAAGGGGGCTATCCAGGCTGCGGAAATCCGGGACCGCCATAACTTCCTCACCGGTTTTCTCCGGGACACCGTTGGGGTAAACGCTGAAACTGCGGAAGAGGATGCCTGCAAGATGGAGCATATCCTTTCCGAAGAAACCCTCAAAAAATTAAAGCTCCTTGCCCGCACTAAGAAAAAAGTCTAAGCAATCTTGTCTCCCCTGAATGATCAATTTGAAAGCTACTACAACACTATTTACGGAAAGCGCTGGACCGGTTTACGGGAAAGCCTTATTAAAGAAAGTAAACCCATCCCCTACAGTGACGGTCTCGTTACACCCTATATGCTGGACCATGCTTCTGTCCTGGCCGCCCTTTCCCTGCGTGTTCCCGATGAAGGGCAAATTCTGGATGCCTGCGCCGCCCCGGGCGGAAAGAGCCTGGTGATTGCTTCAATTATGTGTCCACAGTCTACACTCCTCTCAAACGAGCTGTCCGGCGAAAGAAGGCGACGGCTTGTAAAGGTACTGGACGAACACCTGCCGCCGGAAAAGCGGGAACGGGTTACCGTCTCTGGTTTTGACGCTGCTGCGGCGGGGGGTAAGAAAAGTGAACATACGCGTTTTACAGCAATACTACTGGATGCTCCCTGTTCCAGTGAACGTCATGTTATCAATAATGAAAAAGCCCTTGCGGAATGGACACCAGCCCGCCCCCGATTTCTCGCCAAACGGCAATGGGCGCTGCTTTCCTCAGCATTTCTGTTGTTACAACCCGGCGCTTCCCTGGTCTACGCGACCTGCGCTCTTTCGCCGGAAGAAAACGACGGCGTGGCTTCCCGGCTTGTTGAAAAATACCGGGGCACAGTACTATTGGACCATCCGGATTTTAGCGAAGGTGAAGAAACAAAATATGGCAGAATTATTTTGCCGGATCTATGCGGCGGTATGGGACCCATGTATGTGGCGAGGTTTAAGAAGGCGATCCTCACCCCCTGAAATACTCCACCTTCCACAAAAACAACCCATTCGGCGGAACCGTGGGCCCCGCCATGCTTCGGTCTCCGGTTTCGATGATCCGTTTCAATTCTTCCGGCGATTTCCCCTTCTCCTCATAGTGTAACAGTGTTCCTACAACCGATCGGACCATC encodes:
- a CDS encoding Rpn family recombination-promoting nuclease/putative transposase: MKKPVLKIMVDYVFKLIFGDQRNIDILAGFLKAALNLPETEYNSLTIVDPNLKREFADDKAGVLDVKVHTKTGIVIDVEIQVSAYGGLRKRLTEYAVKMVTEQIKRGENWK
- a CDS encoding uracil-DNA glycosylase yields the protein MTADEKLSLAHLLDTTGDYLRDGYRLPRVEYGFTNDGELPPMVSAPNAALPDAVSVPGSSDTLDGIAAEIGACTGCPLHSGRTKAVPGEGAAQPLVMIIGEGPGADEDASGRPFVGKAGQLLDKMLSAVGLSREKNCFISNVVKCRPPNNRDPLPEEMGPCSRFLARQITLLNPKIILCVGRISAQALLKTGASIGSLRGSFNPYQLADDLVIPLLATYHPSAILRDESYKRPAWEDLKLLRQRLMELDSNYALEAGEGGR
- the priA gene encoding replication restart helicase PriA, with translation MTPTPPYFDLVFDVPIRENPVFTYRGDPKGEAGVGKRVMAPFGRREMTGYIIGERAEPAAGLSEGSIKAIRRVVDAEPIFDESDIDLARWMAGYYLCGLGEALAAMIPSGRRVGGYSSFPDDPGDIAREALALSDEQEKALAAITAAAAPAEKLRPFYLFGITGSGKTEVFLRSAESVIRDGKSVIYLVPEISLTHQTAEAIGKRFGPIAATIHSGMSPGKRLAEWLRIRSGEVRIVVGPRSAVFAPLRNLGLIIIDEEHDGSYKSGNTPRYHARQVAMRRSSITGARLVMGSATPSVEAWKLMSSPGSKEAGITRLDLTRRLSGGSPPEIIPVSLEHTEGCLTTELKEEIRKTAQLGRQSILFLNRRGFAYFYHCKQCGYELTCKHCSVSLTYHKSKGRAVCHYCGYSVIPPRACPQCGSLEAGFTGFGTEMIEEEVGRTFPELRLRRADADTTGRKGSLAETLDIFKAGGIDILLGTQMVAKGLNFPGVRLVGVVLADTGLHLPDFRAAERTFSLIVQVAGRAGRYFPDGKVIVQTLRPNDPAILRACALDVEGFFAAELAQREMLGFPPYTRLIRFTVRAKEAPRADAAIKRLAGIASPLIPRDADILGPAECPIGIISGNHRRQLILRGKGMGTLHGAAKAILDSYEKGRDAKAYLEVDVDPVSLL
- the rpiB gene encoding ribose 5-phosphate isomerase B, with the translated sequence MIVLASDHAGFEMKQEISRYLEELKLPFKDLGPTTNGRTDYPKWGYLAAKAVSSGECDRGIIICGTGVGMSLSANKVKGIRCVACTDCYTAMLSRQHNNTNMLALGARVLGIDLAKLLVKIWLETEFERGGRHEQRVNKIMKIEAGNIDFLEEL
- a CDS encoding metal-dependent transcriptional regulator, whose protein sequence is MTQSLEDYLEMVSFLSDEGEVRVTDIASRLGVSKPSVLTALKALEEQGLLEHERYRTVTLTQKGAIQAAEIRDRHNFLTGFLRDTVGVNAETAEEDACKMEHILSEETLKKLKLLARTKKKV
- a CDS encoding 16S rRNA methyltransferase, producing MSPLNDQFESYYNTIYGKRWTGLRESLIKESKPIPYSDGLVTPYMLDHASVLAALSLRVPDEGQILDACAAPGGKSLVIASIMCPQSTLLSNELSGERRRRLVKVLDEHLPPEKRERVTVSGFDAAAAGGKKSEHTRFTAILLDAPCSSERHVINNEKALAEWTPARPRFLAKRQWALLSSAFLLLQPGASLVYATCALSPEENDGVASRLVEKYRGTVLLDHPDFSEGEETKYGRIILPDLCGGMGPMYVARFKKAILTP